TGGCGCCAATGGCGTTGAAGAGCATGAACTTGCGCATGTCCATCTTGGCGACGCCCACAATAACAGGGACAAAGGTGCGCACGATCGGAACAAAGCGGGCCAGGATCAGGGCCTTGCCGCCGTGCCGTTCAAAGAAGGCGTGGGCGCTGTCAACATGCTGTTTCTTGAAGAGCTTGGAGTCCGGCTTGTTGAAGATGGCCGGGCCGGCTTTGTAGCCAATGAAATAACCCAGCTGGTTGCCCACAAAACCTGAGACGATCAGCAAGCCCATGAGCACCCAAATGTTCACGGGCATGGCGCCGGTGCTGACCAACAATCCTGCGGTGAACAAGAGCGAATCACCGGGCAGGAAGAAGCCCACCAGCAGGCCTGTCTCGGCGAAGATGATGCCGCAGGCAATGATGACCACCCAAAAACCCAGGGCAGGGTGGTTCAAGAGGTTCATCGGATCGAGCCAGTCGGGCAGCAGTCCCAGAGAAGGAACGGCCCCATGGCCCACGAGAGCGGGCAGGACGGAGTCATTCAATGCAGTAAGTATCACACTCCAAGATTACGGTACTTCGCTGTACGTTCTCTCCACCTATAGGAGGATATTACGGCCGTATCCTTGGGCCGAGGGCATTGGACAGTGGGGAGTGCGACAGGGAAGCCGGGTTTATCAGTGCAGTGCCCGTGGTGTGCCGGGGGTAGCCTTGAAGGGTGGCTTTGGACTTTACAGCAATTGATTTTGAAACTGCCAACGGATTTAGGGGATCGCCCTGCTCCGTTGGCCTCACAAGGGTCCGTGGCGGGGTGATTGTTGAGGAAGGATATTGGCTCATGCGCCCGCCCGAGGGGCATGACCACTTTGATTCGCGCAACATCACCATTCACGGCATCACCCCCGACGACGTCGCCGGCTCCCCACGTTTTGCCGACGTCTTTGGCGAGGTCAACGCCTTCATTGGCGCGGACGCGCTCGTGGCGCACAACGCAGCCTTCGATCTTGGCGTGATCCGCTCCGCCTCCGAGGTCTCGGGCCTGGCAGCCCCTGCGTTTGACTACGCCTGCACAGTGGTGCTCTCGCGCAAGAACTATTCACTGCCGTCGTACTCGCTGCCTTTTGTGGCCGAGGCCGCCGGTGTTCCGCTCCGCAACCACCACGACGCCACTGAGGATGCCCGGGCCTGTGCTGGGATCATGGTGGACATTGCTCGCAAGCACGGAGTTGACTCGGTGCGCGGTGTGTTTGAGTCGATGAGGTTGGCCATGCCGCACGCCGACGCCTACGACCCAGCCACGGATGAGGTTTCCAAGGCCACCCGCTCCGCCCTGGAACGCATCGCGGAAATGAAGGACGGACTCGCCAATGGCACGGCTCGCGGTGGCCGCTCCAGCTGGTCCACGGAAGGTCCCAACCCCGAGCCGAATGCCCATGCCGATGTGGCGCATCCACTGTTTGGCCAAACTGTTGTGTTTACGGGCGATCTCAGCCTGGGCCGGCCCCAAGCGAAAACCATGGCCGCCGCCCACGGCGCCCAGTGCGCCAGCAACGTGACCCTGAAAACTACTGTTCTGGTGGTGGGCAGTGGCTTCGCCGCCGCTGACCTGAGCAACGGCCGGCTGACGTCCAAGGCCAAGCGTGTGCTTGACCTGCAACGCCGCGGGCAGGGCATAGAGGTGCTCTCCGAGGGCGAGTTCATGCAGATGGTGGGCTAGCTCCGCCGGACTGCTGAGGACTACGCTTTCTTGCATGGCCCACGTTCCGCTGCGGGAAGATCTTTGCCTACTTCGGCCAAGGACAGCAGGACCATCCACGGGATGCCTCAGTCCAGGTTCTGCCCGAGGCTGGTGAACGCGAGGCACTCTTGGCGGATCAGCGCTTCTTCATCCTCTCCTATAGTGGGCCTTACGGCTGGGTGGGGCTAGACCTCAGCGTCGATCGCCCTGACTGGCAAAAAATCGCCGAACTGCTCGATAGCTCCTACCGGCAGCTCCTACCGGCGGATTGCCCCTGCCCGGTGTTGGGCATTACTGGACCAAGACGGCTCCCCGGCCGACCGGCACCTCTGACTGATGCCAACGCGTGCGTGCTGAACCCGACTGCACCGTTGTGTTGCCCGCAGCACCAGTTCGTCATGCGGCGCAACAAAGCTAGGGGCCCGGCGCCCGCAGTTCTACTCTGAGCTATGAGTCAACTCGCAGACATTCCCGCAGCCACTGAATTCATCCAGCCCGAATTCACTGACCAGGAATCCGTGCCGCCGGCCGAGGCCGGTCTGCTCAAACGCATCTTCGCTTTTCCGAACCCCGTCAACGAATATGCTGCGCGCTGCACAGCGGGCCTTGTGGTGGTGATGGCGCTGGTGGCGATCCTGACTCAGTGGGAATGGCTGGTGGGAGTCATCGCCGCGGGGTTCATCCTGCGCCTAGCCTTTGGTCCGCGAATCTCCCCGGCAGCACTGCTGTCAGTGAAGGTTCTGGCGCCTCGCTTGGGCCAAGCCAAATTGGTGCCGGGCCCGCCCAAGCGCTTTGCTCAGGGCATCGGAGTCTTCATATCCGTCGCTGCCTTTATCCTGTTGCTGGCTGAGCTGCCGCTGGCCGGATGGGCCCTGATGGCCCTGCTGTTGGTGGCAGCCTCGCTGGAATCATTTATTGGCCTGTGCCTGGGCTGCATTCTATTCGGCGTCCTGGTGCGCCGCGGACTCATCCCAGCCGGAATCTGCGACGAGTGCGCCAACGTCAACTTCCGGAGCCGTTGAGAGCTGGGCTTTTTTACTCCGGTCTCTCGTTCCGTTAGCGGCTAGGCCCCGGTGGTCAGCTTGATGAACTCAGCGCCCAAACGGCGGATCACCGCGGGAGCCTCGCACAGCGTCAACCACGACGGCGGGAGCGCGGCTTCTCCGTAGAGCGCACCAAGGATGTTCCCGGCAATGGAAGCAGTGGAGTCGCTGTCTCCGCTGTGGTTGGTGGCGAGCCGAATGGCAGCCAAAAAATGATCCACGGGTGAGCCCGCCGCCTGCTCGGTGACCAACACCGAATACACGGCAACGGCCAAGGCTTCTTCCGCAACCCAACCCAACCCCAGCGTTTCGGTGAGGGAGTCGCCGGACAGGGGTGCGCCGTCGTGCGTGGAAAGCGTCAATGCTGACTCGAGCCGAGCCAGCAAATCCTGATCGGCTGAAGGCTCGCCAGCGGCACGATCCCGGGCGGATTCGCCCGCCGCACGCAACGGGAGCCCGGCAATGACGATCTGGTGGATGAGCCAGCTAAACGCGCCGGAGGACTGGCGGGCGGACGGGTGACCGTGGGTGAGTGAGGCGGCGTCGGAGCTGATCTTGTAGATGGTTTCCGCGTCAACATTGGGCAACAGGCCATAGGGGGCCGAGCGCATGACGGTCCCGCAGCCCTTGGAATCGGGGTTGACGGGACGGAACACGGTACCCATGTGGCCGGTGGCAAGGCCCGTTACGCAGGCGTTGCCGGGGTGGCGCTGATGGTGGAGGACGCTCTGGGAATCAATCCAGCGAGGGGCCTGCTCGGGGGCGTGCTCGGCCGTTTCAATGCCCTGCGTTTTTAGCCAGCGCAGGTAGGCGAGCCACTGGCAGGCGTTGATGTCGGCGCCCACGCCATTGTTGGCCCACTCCAGAACATCGAGGAGACCGTCGAGCGTGTAGAGGGTCATCTGGGTGTCATCGGAAAAGTGAGCGGTGCCGGTTGCCTGAGACAAATCCACCAGCAACGACGGGCCGAACTTTGCATGGATGTCAGCCAGGGAATCGAACTCTACGAGGTAGCCGAAGGCGTCGCCCAACGCGCCGCCCATGAGGGTGCCCTGAACACGGCTGGCAAAGTCGGCGGGGACAGGGGTGTGAACGGGAGTTGTCATGGATCCAATTTACCGTTTCCTGAACGCTTTGCGGTTCTTTCCGGTTGCCGGCGGGCGCCGGATCTGTGAGGGCTGGCGGCGGCACTGCTGAGTGCGAGGTGGCCCGATAGGTGCCCAGTAGACTCTTAGACGGAGCAGATTCTGCACCCACTACATCTTGGCTGCCCCGCACCAGCTCGGGAGAAGCCCTGCACGAGGAGAACCATGCGCGAGCCCGCCTGGCGACGGACCGGAAAAACGCCCGATTACCGATTTTCACTAGCCAATGAGCGCACGTTCCTGGCGTGGGTGCGGACCGCGCTGGCGCTCTTGGCCGGCGCCGTGGCCATCGACCAGCTGGCCCCTGAAATTGCCCCTCCTGTGATTCGAGTCATCCTGTGCATGGTGTTGGCGGTCATTGGCGCTGTGCTGGCCATTGTCAGCTACCGGCGTTGGGCGCACCAGGAACAGGCGATGCGCAACGATGAGGAACTGCCACATTCGTGGCTCATGCTGAGCATGACAGTTATTGTCTCGCTCGCCGGCATCATTTTTGCCGTGCTGATTATGGTCAAGCGCTAACATGGCTCCCTCGCCGGCACCTGTCAGGGACCCCGGGCTGCAACCCGAGCGCACGGCATTGTCCTGGCGCCGCACCGTCATGAGCGCCGTGGTGGCCAGTATTCTCATTTGGCGCGGCTGGTTCCATTCGCTGAACGGGGGCGGGGCTGGTGGCCATTTGGCCGCTGGCGACAGCGCCCAAGCGGTGGGTCTAGGTATTTGCGCCGCCATCGCCTGCCTGACCACCATCACCTTGGTGGTGTGTGCGGTGGTCCGGATCCGGTTGCTCCATGCCGGTGTTGGCGCCCTCGAGTCCGAGCATCACATTGGCGTTCCGACTCTTATATTACGTACAGCTTCGACCGCTATAGTGGCTCTGGCTGCAGCCACTGTGTGTGCGTTGGCGCTCGGGATGTAACGCGCTTCCCTGAAAGCCGGCCCCCGTCTCACAGTGCCTAGTCTCACAGCAGCCCCACATTTTTTGTTACCAATGCGAAGGATTTTAACCTCATGACTTCATCCGGAACGGCCACGGCCCCGGTGCAGGCTTACCCGCTCATTACGCGCATCGCCATTGAAGGGCTGGGCAGCTTTTTCATTGTGTTCGCTGGCCTGGGCACGGCACTGTTCAGCCCGGCCGGTTCCGGGGCAACCATTGGCTTCGCCTATGGCTTGGCGATGGTGGCTGCCATTATTTCCTTTGGCCACGTCTCCAACGGTTACTTCAACCCGGCATTTTCCCTCGGCATGGCCGTTGCTGGACGCCTGAAGTTCTCCGCAGCGGTGTTCTACATGGTGGCTCAGACGGTAGGCGCCGTCTTGGCCTCGGTGGTCTGGCTGGCCATGATGAAGGTTATGCCCGCCGGCGCCACCCCTGAGACACCGCAGCTTTTCGGCGCCCTGGCCAATGGCTTCGACGCACATTCACCCTCGCAGGTGCCCATGATTGGTGTCCTGATCGTGGAGCTAGTCGCGGTCGGCGTCCTGACGGCCATGCTCCTCGGCGCTACCTCGGCCCGCAATAAGACCACCATGGGCCCCATAGCTATTGGTCTGGCCTTCGCCGTGGCCGTTGCCATCACAATGCCGCTGAGCAACGGCTCACTGAACCCGGCCCGCGCCACCTCGGTAGTCTTCCTTGCTGAGTCGTGGGCCGCCGGACAGCTGTGGCTGTTCTGGCTTGCGCCGCTGTTTGGTGCAACCCTGGCTGCCGTCATCTACCGCGCCTTTGCACCGTCACAGTTGTTGACCGTGTCTGAACAAGTGCCTGATTCAGTGCCTGTAACAGTGCCTGCAACGAACGGCATCGTGGCTCCTGCCGCCACCGAAGCTCCCATTGCTGTTGCCGCCACCGAAGCCCCTGTTAATCCTGCGGCCACCACGCTGGCCAAGGACACAGGAATCGACGACGCCCAGGCTTTCTTCGACGCACCCAAGAAGTAGTCCACGCCGGTCTCAGTCCGGTCTCAGGACTTTCATACCGGCATTGACCGGCGGCAAGCGGGGTGAAATCCTCCCGTGCCGCCGGTCATTGTTGTTTGGGGTTAGGGTTGCAGGATGCTGATCTTTTCCTTGCTTCTGCTGGCCGTGTGTTCACTGGGCATGGCAGCGTTGACCCATGCGTGTGCGCTCGGCAAGATCAGGGTCAACCCTCTCGTGGGGATTCGGACAAGCAAAACCATGGTCGGCGATGTTTCATGGCGGGCCGGGCACGCTGCAGCGGTTCAACCCATGTGGGTCAGTGGGATCGCAGCGGCCGCCATTTCGCTGGCTGGTTTGCTGTTCCTGGACGCCCCCGGAACCCAAATGGTCATGGTGGTGCTGGCCTGCGCGCTGCTGGTGATGGCAATTGTGTACGGGACCAAACTGGCCAACGTGGCCGCCGTCGAAGCGCTCATCGTGGAAAAACCACGCCGCGGCAGCAACCGCTAAATCTGGTACTCAGCCAGCCGGTACTCAGGAGGCGGCCAGGCCCGCAACGATTGGCTCCAGCAGCTTCCCTGCACCTCACTTCTGTGTGGTCCCCAAGTGCGCGTGGTCAGCGAATGTCGGTACCCTCCGATACCTTGGAAGCATGAAGCTTCTGCACACCTCAGATTGGCATTTGGGACGCTCCTTCCACGGCGTTGGAACCCTGGCGGCGCAACGGCGCTTTGCCGACCAGCTCCTTGACACCGTCACGGCTGAAAGTATCGACGTGGTCCTGGTGGCCGGTGATGTGTATGACCGTGCGCTCCCCAGCGTTGACGTGGTGAACCTCTTCGATGACATCCTGGCCCGGCTCAATGCTGCCGGCGTGCAGGTGATTGTCACGAGTGGCAATCACGATTCCGCCACGCGGCTCGGCTTTGGTGGACGGCTACTGGAGAGCGCCGGCGTTCATTTGCGCACGCGCATAGCCGATCTGGCCACACCCATCTTGCTCCCTCTGGACGGGCAGGCTGGCGGAGCAGACAGCGGTGTAGACCGCGGGCCCATACTTGCCATTTACGGCATCCCCTATCTGGAGCCCAGACTGGTCGCAGAAGAATTGGGTGTAGAGCACGGCACCCATTTCAGTGTGACCGAGGCAGCCGTGAAGCTCATTGTTGCGGACCTCGCCACTCGTCCGCCCGGAACTCCGTCCGTTGTGCTCGCCCACACCTTTGCCAGCGGCGGCATCACCTCGGCCAGCGAACGTGAACTGTCCATAGGCGGCGTGGGTGCCGTTCCGCTGGACCTCTTTGACCCCTTCAGTTACACCGCGTTGGGCCATCTGCATGGCCCGCAGCGGCTGAGTGAGTCCGTTCGATACTCCGGATCACCCCTGCCGTACTCCTTCTCCGAGGCCGCTCACCACAAGGGTGCCTGGCTGCTGGAGATCACCGAGGCGGGATTGGGCAAGGTCACCAAGGTGGACTGGGCTCCCGAACGGGCCCTGAGTATTCTCAAAGGTAAGCTCGAGGATCTGCTGGCCGAGGATAAGTGGGCTCTGGATGAGGCCAATTACTGCCAGATCACGCTGACTGACAATGACCGCCCGGAGCTAGCCATGGAGCGGCTACGCAGCCGCTTCCCGCACACCTTGGTGCTCATGTTTGACCCTGAAATTGCCCGCGACGCGAACAAGCAAAGTTACGGATCCCGAATCGCTGCGGCCACGGATGAGCTGGAATTGTGCTGTGGATTCCTGGACCATGTGCGTCACCGCCCCGCGAACGACGACGAACAACAGCTCTTGCGCGCAGCCTTGGCTTCCG
The Arthrobacter alpinus genome window above contains:
- a CDS encoding ADP-ribosylglycohydrolase family protein yields the protein MTTPVHTPVPADFASRVQGTLMGGALGDAFGYLVEFDSLADIHAKFGPSLLVDLSQATGTAHFSDDTQMTLYTLDGLLDVLEWANNGVGADINACQWLAYLRWLKTQGIETAEHAPEQAPRWIDSQSVLHHQRHPGNACVTGLATGHMGTVFRPVNPDSKGCGTVMRSAPYGLLPNVDAETIYKISSDAASLTHGHPSARQSSGAFSWLIHQIVIAGLPLRAAGESARDRAAGEPSADQDLLARLESALTLSTHDGAPLSGDSLTETLGLGWVAEEALAVAVYSVLVTEQAAGSPVDHFLAAIRLATNHSGDSDSTASIAGNILGALYGEAALPPSWLTLCEAPAVIRRLGAEFIKLTTGA
- a CDS encoding aquaporin, which gives rise to MTSSGTATAPVQAYPLITRIAIEGLGSFFIVFAGLGTALFSPAGSGATIGFAYGLAMVAAIISFGHVSNGYFNPAFSLGMAVAGRLKFSAAVFYMVAQTVGAVLASVVWLAMMKVMPAGATPETPQLFGALANGFDAHSPSQVPMIGVLIVELVAVGVLTAMLLGATSARNKTTMGPIAIGLAFAVAVAITMPLSNGSLNPARATSVVFLAESWAAGQLWLFWLAPLFGATLAAVIYRAFAPSQLLTVSEQVPDSVPVTVPATNGIVAPAATEAPIAVAATEAPVNPAATTLAKDTGIDDAQAFFDAPKK
- a CDS encoding exonuclease SbcCD subunit D, encoding MKLLHTSDWHLGRSFHGVGTLAAQRRFADQLLDTVTAESIDVVLVAGDVYDRALPSVDVVNLFDDILARLNAAGVQVIVTSGNHDSATRLGFGGRLLESAGVHLRTRIADLATPILLPLDGQAGGADSGVDRGPILAIYGIPYLEPRLVAEELGVEHGTHFSVTEAAVKLIVADLATRPPGTPSVVLAHTFASGGITSASERELSIGGVGAVPLDLFDPFSYTALGHLHGPQRLSESVRYSGSPLPYSFSEAAHHKGAWLLEITEAGLGKVTKVDWAPERALSILKGKLEDLLAEDKWALDEANYCQITLTDNDRPELAMERLRSRFPHTLVLMFDPEIARDANKQSYGSRIAAATDELELCCGFLDHVRHRPANDDEQQLLRAALASAREEEAAR
- a CDS encoding SdpI family protein, with protein sequence MLIFSLLLLAVCSLGMAALTHACALGKIRVNPLVGIRTSKTMVGDVSWRAGHAAAVQPMWVSGIAAAAISLAGLLFLDAPGTQMVMVVLACALLVMAIVYGTKLANVAAVEALIVEKPRRGSNR
- a CDS encoding DUF202 domain-containing protein, which gives rise to MAPSPAPVRDPGLQPERTALSWRRTVMSAVVASILIWRGWFHSLNGGGAGGHLAAGDSAQAVGLGICAAIACLTTITLVVCAVVRIRLLHAGVGALESEHHIGVPTLILRTASTAIVALAAATVCALALGM
- a CDS encoding YidH family protein; amino-acid sequence: MREPAWRRTGKTPDYRFSLANERTFLAWVRTALALLAGAVAIDQLAPEIAPPVIRVILCMVLAVIGAVLAIVSYRRWAHQEQAMRNDEELPHSWLMLSMTVIVSLAGIIFAVLIMVKR
- a CDS encoding DUF4395 domain-containing protein, which translates into the protein MSQLADIPAATEFIQPEFTDQESVPPAEAGLLKRIFAFPNPVNEYAARCTAGLVVVMALVAILTQWEWLVGVIAAGFILRLAFGPRISPAALLSVKVLAPRLGQAKLVPGPPKRFAQGIGVFISVAAFILLLAELPLAGWALMALLLVAASLESFIGLCLGCILFGVLVRRGLIPAGICDECANVNFRSR
- a CDS encoding exonuclease domain-containing protein, which produces MALDFTAIDFETANGFRGSPCSVGLTRVRGGVIVEEGYWLMRPPEGHDHFDSRNITIHGITPDDVAGSPRFADVFGEVNAFIGADALVAHNAAFDLGVIRSASEVSGLAAPAFDYACTVVLSRKNYSLPSYSLPFVAEAAGVPLRNHHDATEDARACAGIMVDIARKHGVDSVRGVFESMRLAMPHADAYDPATDEVSKATRSALERIAEMKDGLANGTARGGRSSWSTEGPNPEPNAHADVAHPLFGQTVVFTGDLSLGRPQAKTMAAAHGAQCASNVTLKTTVLVVGSGFAAADLSNGRLTSKAKRVLDLQRRGQGIEVLSEGEFMQMVG
- a CDS encoding DedA family protein, with the translated sequence MNDSVLPALVGHGAVPSLGLLPDWLDPMNLLNHPALGFWVVIIACGIIFAETGLLVGFFLPGDSLLFTAGLLVSTGAMPVNIWVLMGLLIVSGFVGNQLGYFIGYKAGPAIFNKPDSKLFKKQHVDSAHAFFERHGGKALILARFVPIVRTFVPVIVGVAKMDMRKFMLFNAIGAIAWAGGVTYLGYVLGNNVPWVQHNLDIIFIGIVAVSIIPIGIEFLKAMSKHRKKKASEA